Sequence from the Penicillium oxalicum strain HP7-1 chromosome IV, whole genome shotgun sequence genome:
GTGCACTGGCCATTCACCGCCCACGGTGTGAGAACCATCGCCATGCTAAATGGACCGTCAGAAACATTGGCCTCTTCCGATGCGCAATTTGCTCGAATGTGCCGCGCCAGACCTTTGACTGCCAAGTCTGCCACATGATGGTGTGCAATACTTGCAAGGCGGTTCTGGAGATTGAAGGGTTATCGATtgatgagcaagaagaagaggaggaggagctgtAGGACGGattctgtttttttgttctgtttttttcccctcaaTGGTGATAGTTGATCCATCTCCCGGTTATGTGGAGCTGGGATTGGGCAGATTTTGCCAGGGGGGTTGCTTTTcgaatttcttctcattctATCATCTAGGTATCATCATTGGCCTTAGTAGCAAGTTTTAGCACTTATCATAGTGATGCCCTATTGCCAAATATGATTTGATTTTTaatgtttctttttttattattatttcTTTGTAGTGCTAATGTTCAATCACATTCATCAAAGCTTTTCCATGCTCATCAGTCTCTAAGGGGATACTAGCATTATACATTGAAGTACTCTGCAATACACATAGTACCTACATACATGTTTTGATTAGGCTTTGCTTACCTCAGGCAAGGCTGTCGACGATCCTGCACCTTGACTACTTACATGCTTACAAAGTGAGCACGCACATACCCGGATCCATATACATATGTAGCACCTGGCACTGTCTGTTTAAACCGGGAGAGCAaggtgggggaaaaaacaccCGCAAATCCTGATTTGCCATCTAATTACTCAACTTCTGATTCCGGCTGGGAGACCGGTGCAAATGGTTAATGGAGAAGATTCTGTATGCAACTGTGTAAGCCTGGACTGGAATTGTACAGTAGGAAGTCTAATATAGTTACCTGGGTATAGGTACTGAGTCCACGGCCCGGTAGGTGTCGGGCACTACATTCAACTTGTTGCATTGATACGTCTCATAGCAGGCGTGGTCGCGAAGGTCCATACCTGTCTACATTCTTTCCAATAGAACATCTACAAACTAAGCAGACAGAATCTTTCTACTTGCACCGCACCCATCATATTGACACCAAACAGGTAAATACGCTTTGAAAGGCTTTTCCTCAAGAACGAAACGAGAACAACAATGATCAAAAACCTGAACAAGGCAATTTCAATGATAAATAAACACCAGAATCGCCCGAGATCACCTTCTCGCGACTGGACGAGGACCTACTGTCTAAAGCTATACATATGGAGGAAGCAGCAAAGAGTCAGACAAAGACAACAACCGCAAGATAAAATGCACAGCAAATAATTTAACCTGCACAGAAGGCGACAGGGAACTTTGGAACATTTGGTCAAATCAATACAAATGGGCCACCATCAATGACGTGAAACACTCTCCATAAGAGGAGCAGTAGTAGTTGAAGCGGCTCAGGTGCGTTCGTCCGGGTGGTACAATCACGCGTGTCGCCGGTAGGATGACTTGTCAAGAAATTTTATGAAGAAAATGATAAGCATTCATGAGCAAAAATACACAGCCGACCGAGGATAGATGTAGAACATGATATGAACGCCGGGGACAGATGAATCTGCCGTCAAAACACAGATATGACGGGAGATTAGAAATGAGAGTTAAGCGAGTGCATCCCGACGGTTTTAAATTCAGCGACAACCCTCTCCAGAAGATCGGAGATGGCGGACAAGGCAAGCAAGGGGAGAGGGATTGGAAAAATGATCGAAGGTGGGTTCAAGCGGGGACTGGTCATGGCCTCTTTACGAGATTTAGGTGGGACAGGTACCAGAAAGACGGGGGCGAGAGATGAATAGAATATCTGCATTGCAAGAAAATAAAATAGGCCAGGAATAGTGCAAGCGGGGGGGGTATCTCTTTATTCCTGTCCAAATCCGAGCGTCTCCTCCACAGCGATAGACATCTTGTGCTCCAGTGCCTCATAGGTCTTATAGGGAGGCAGATCGAGACGGTTGAAGCACGTGTGTGATTTGGGCAGAGCAGCAGGATCGCCCGACTTTTCAATAGTGAATCGTCGAGGGCCATCCGAGCCCTGCAGATCCTTGAACCCGTTGACCGGGATACGCGAAGTACCGGTTGTGAATTGCAGGAGACGTGACTTTTGTTCCGCATCCCAAGTGCGCACAACCTTCCAGAAGTTCTGGATCACTTCGTCCTGCTCCTGGTAACCGCGGTAATCGGTGTGCTTCTTCCAATCATCGACATCGATGTCGGCGATACCACCAATGAGCAGCTCGAGTTCTCGCTCGTCAAAGACGTTGACGAGGTCGGCAGGGATCAATTCATTGAAACCGACCATAAAAGCGTTGAACTGCTCCTCAACTCGCTTCATAATCTTCCACTCCGTCACCAACTCAATATACTGCGCCTTGTTCTCATTGGTGACGGGGATGTCCCGACCACCAGGGATCAAATCAACAGTGGTTCGCTCGCCGAacttctcatcatccacggAAAAGGTGAGTTCGATGATTCCTTCAATGTCATTATCCCTACATCGAAACAATCAGCGTTTGAACAACCCAGCCGTCAGTTTTCATAGACAAATGGTGACTTACAAAGTCCAAGCCAGATTTCGGTGCAAGTCCTCATCGACACCTTCCATATCCTGCAGGGAGACCTTCTTTCGCAGCATCATCTTGTAGAATGCACCAATGAAGAACGAGTCCAGGAAGCGACGGTGGAAGATGGCAAGACCGACCACACGTCCAATGAACTTGAAGTAATTGAGGTGCTCGGGGTTGACGCCGGAATGAGGGTTGATTTGCAAGGTGTAGTTGTCGTGTGCAGAGTATTCGAATAGACAATAGAAAGGGTTGAACATTTCATGtgagaggaggaagaagaattcACTTGAGGCACATTAGCGGTTGTTTTCCAAGGTCAAAACAAGTGAGAACAAGACACAAGTCAGGAACATACCGAGAGAGACCGCCATAATCGAGACCATCTTCACCGTCAAACTTGATCATCAAACGCTTCTTAAGATCGGACGCACTCTGGCGCATAATTTCCGAGTAGGAATCTTCGAAAATATTGTTGCGGCGCACCTTGACGTGGCATTGGCCAGACATGATGCGAAGTGCAGGCTGAGATCGGAAATAGATCAGCTTGCGACGGAAGTCACGCTTGTATTGTGGCACGCCCTGGTCCAATGAGGAAGGCAGGCGAGGGTCGTCCCATGTGGTGGTCTTGGTATTATGATCGACGAAGTACACACGCGCAGTATGCGTGAGACGCATTTCCCACCCACTGGGCAGAGGGCCCAATTGGGAGACAGGTTGTTGCTGGAAGGTTGCGTTATTGCCCCCCTGGTTCTGATTCTGCCCGTAGGTTCGAATGTACTGCTGTCGGCGAGGATCAACCCATGTGGTTGTGCGTGTGTTGTGATCTACAAAGTAAGCCCGGCCTTCTGGCGTATGCCTTTGTTCCCATCCAGGAGGAAGTTCTCCCGTGCCGGCCGTGGTCACTCCGGTTGCCATCATAGAAACAGCATTGGCATGTGAGCCAGCACCACCGGCAGTCGCTGCGGCAGCAGTGGAGGGCCCAGCAGCCGATCCCGATGGAGGTGTAGTGGGCTGCTGACTGTCGGTCAAATTCGGGGAGTTGGCACCGGTACGATCTTCGGGAAGCATTCGGCTTTGGTGGGCGCGGCGCTCGAGCTGCATGTTCGCCTCCCGCTGGCTACGCTGGGTGTGCTCATTGTAGTTTGCCGATGGTCTCGACCATGTCGTGGTGCGGGTATTGTGGTCCACATAGTAGGTTCGACCCAGGTTGTCCTCTCGACGTTCCCAGCCAGCAGGAAGTCGACCTTGGCTGTCCTCAAAGGAGCTCAAATTGGCGCGGGACGGCACGTTGGCGCCGGGTGGGGCGGACCCATTCGGAGCTCCTGGCGGAGGGTGACTCGTTGAAGCACGATTGTTGAGTGACGCGCTCGAGGCGGCGGCCGAATTGGCAGCTTGTGGTGTCGGCGAAGCCACAACTTGGGGTACGAGACCGCTGGATGTAGAAGACTGCGCTTGCTGACGCTGGGGGCCGGTTGGTTGAGATGCGGCGGCGAGGTTGGTCGACAAGTTGATGATGAGCTTTCCGTGCACGACAAGATTGTCGTTGGATTTTTTGAGGTCCCTGGTGAGCATCTCTACAGTGACGGAGATCGATCAGTAAAATGATGGTGTCATTGTATGGCGCGATACAGTCAATTAAAAGGAAGCTCCCCGACTTACCATCCCCTCCCATCTGAAGATCGATCACATCTCCGATTCGCACGTTAATCACGCCAAGGAACCCTtgatccttcttcttgaactTCTTTTGATCGAAAATTTGAATCGCGAGGATGCTGTCTTCGTTGACACgcctgaaaaaaaaaggaaactcCTATCAGCAAGTTTCTCCAAATACCAATCGAGaataaaagaagaaaaaaaaccagaaaaaaaaagaagacggagaaagagggactgCGTAGTTTTGAGCTCGGAGTTTCGGGCGCACACGTACAAGTCAAATGCCTCGTTCCAGTATGGGTTCAGGGTTTTCTTAATCACAGAGGTGGTATGGGTTTGTTCGCCGCCCACGGTGGCCACAGCGAAGGGGTCCGGGAAACCTGGAAAGGTGAACGGACAAAGTGTCAGCGTTGAACCCCGCCTTTGCGCctggagaggggggaaactGAAGCTGTCGAAGGAGTGCCACGACTTACGGAAAACATCACGTCGGTAGAGTCCGTCTGCTGCGATGACTATGGTGAATGGTGGACATTGTCAGTATGGTGAGGTCGAGGGCCGCCAGCCCCGCAACGTCCCGCGCTGGGATGCACGACGGAAGAGAATCAGGTAATCTTACTCGTGAGACGGATATTTGGCTGACTGGAAAGCAAAATGTTAGCACTGAGCACGTGGGAGGGATCATTTAGAATAGAAAGTTTATACTGAGAGGTACGCGTGGGTGAAGCAGGGGAAATCCACGAGAGAAAACGTACGCAGGCAGATTAGAAGCCATGGTGATTGCCCAGGTTGCTTCACAAGCAAGCCGTCCGGTGCAAAAGGCCGATCAATCAAGCCCAAGCCAAGTGTTGTGGAACACACATCCACAaccgaggaaagaaaggcGAGGGAGTCGCACGGTCGAGTCGGTctggggggaaaaggaatgAACAGAAATCCGGTGGTTCTCCAGGCAGGcgcgagagaggggagaagagaagaggcgtgggcggtgatgatgatcgatGAAggtcggaggaggagaaggggaaaggcGGGCGAAACTAGTGTCGACCTGTCCAAGGCTGTGTAAGCGCCGGTTTAGGTATGATTGAACTGCCATAGACAAAGTGACCTCTACGCGGGAGAAGGTCTCTGTAATTACGGTAATGTACTGTTATAGTGGGATCAATCTTCCCCAAGTACTCCGCCTACGTAACGACTATGAAATCCGGTCTTGGAATTATTACCTCGCTGGTACACTCCTGAATGTTCTTTTATTGGAACCCAGCAAGGACCGCAGGTCTAGTGGGACCTTTGGGTTCGCGTCTCTTTTCAGGAGCTTCAAGGTGAATCGATCCAGGAGTTATGACGGAGTGGACATCATCACGGTGTGGACCAGTCCATCCCGAGCAATAAGGTAGATCAcgtcgagtctcgactcaGCCACAGTCCATCCAGTTCCCGCCTGGTCTACCATCACAGCCACCAAAAGTCTCTACAGACCTCTCATCGCTGATTTCATAAAGAGGAAAGGTGCTACTCTCCAGATGGGATGGCGCATACAGCCTCATCCGCAAGCACGGCGAGAAGTTGGcgctttctctccttttcgcACAGGTTGTTCGACCAGTGTGGGCAATCAcccaaggaaaaaaaatccattcTACACAGATCTGTCCTGACTCGCCAGCTCAGAGAGTTTGCCCTTGTGAAGAACAAGATTGTCGTCCCTGTGGTTGCAAGCTATGGTCGACCGGGTTCTCGCGGCTCAGTCAAGGTCGGAGCGAGTCAGGTGGATCCCTCTGCCTTTagagcagaagaaaaagaggtcTTGCAGAACAATAGGAAGATGGGAATGCTGGTGGACTGTCAAAGACCATGTACCAATCTGGAATTTCATAAACATGTATTCTAGGCGTACAAACTCTTCTCTCCGCCTTTGGTTTTCCGCTTTCCTGCATGAAGTAGTGGACGGCTCGGCGGCATGCTTGCAGGAAAAGACGGAAGGCCCAAAGGGTGGCAAAATGGATGATTGATAAGGATATGGTAATATATGAACAATACAATTTCGTTGAAGAGCCATGGCCATCGTGGCCTCACGgcccattttctttttcgaatGAGCATATCAAGAAGAGGGTCTGATCTTTTAGAAAGATGAACGCTAGTCTGAGCCCCCAGGCAACAGGATTCACTTTTTGATTAGTGACTTGTCGAGTAATCTTGGTCGCTTTGGGGGCTGAATGGAGCGAATAGGGCCAAGAAGTAGGCGCCCCATTCGAAGCCGGGCGTTGGTCCAAACGACGCTCGACCCTCGTCAACTGGTTAGTCTCAAGAGGCTACAAGAAGCCCTGGCAGGGATCGACTGCGGACACCTAATAGTACTATACGAGTTGACGTAGCATCCAAGTACCTACTGCTCATTCAACACTTCCAATCTCATGGGCACTTGTTGAAACTGCCTGCAATTCACAAGTACGAATCCCCATGGTTATTGTTATTGTTCCACGAGAGCACAAGTTAATCCGATGTAAATTCACCAGCTCTCAACCTGTCACTTCGACTTACTTTCAAATGACACGCTATTGTACTACACTTTGAATAAGGGAATGAAGCGGCACATGATGGAAGAATTGGCCCATCGACGCTGATTCATAAAATGCCATCCGCGCTTGGTGCGTCAGGCGCTTATTATACATTTGCTTGGCCCACAAGTCCGCAAGTCCACAAAATACGCACGCGACGAAAACATCGAGTGTGGACCTCGATGAATAGAGAGAACCGTCTCCTTGTCTCGGGTGTGCGGAAAAGTGCAGCATTGAGAAAATCTAAAGAAGTCAATTTGCCGCCGGGTTGTTCGTGTGCAGGAGTGACCGAGCCTTGAACCTCGGTTCTCTTTTGCAACTTTATTGTTGCGTCGAAGGCAGACCGGAAAGAACGGGATTAGGTTGCGAGAAAACACAGAACATTCTCAGTAGGGTTGCGTGGGAGCTCAACCGCCACGCTTAGTATGGCGCAAAGCCACGACCGCGTCCGCGATACCCACCCCGGTAGCTGCCTCGGAAACCACCACGCCCGCGGCCACCGCGGAATCCGCCTCGTCCACGACCACGAGTCATGCCGGGGAGATTGGTGCGCTTAGGAGTGACCTGTGAACGCGCGAACAAATTATTGGTCAGCTTCGCTTCGGTGCAAGGTTGAAATATGATCGCAGCGACCAGTCAATCTCACCTTCAGGTTTCGGCCACGGAAGACACTCTCGTTCAGGACCAAGGCTTGGGCGACCAGGCTGGGCTCCGCAAACTCCACGTACGCGTATCTATATAATTCATGTCAGCTTTCATAACTCCGCAACGTATCCGGACGGTGCATTGGGTCCAGAACAGTTACGTACCCCTTTGGTTGACCTGTAAACTTGTCCAAGAGAATAGTCACCCGATTGATCGACCCGCAGCTCTGGAAGTGTGCCTGGATCTCCTCGGGCGAAGCACCGTAATCGACATTG
This genomic interval carries:
- a CDS encoding putative E3 ubiquitin-protein ligase hulA, translated to MASNLPAQPNIRLTIIAADGLYRRDVFRFPDPFAVATVGGEQTHTTSVIKKTLNPYWNEAFDLRVNEDSILAIQIFDQKKFKKKDQGFLGVINVRIGDVIDLQMGGDEMLTRDLKKSNDNLVVHGKLIINLSTNLAAASQPTGPQRQQAQSSTSSGLVPQVVASPTPQAANSAAASSASLNNRASTSHPPPGAPNGSAPPGANVPSRANLSSFEDSQGRLPAGWERREDNLGRTYYVDHNTRTTTWSRPSANYNEHTQRSQREANMQLERRAHQSRMLPEDRTGANSPNLTDSQQPTTPPSGSAAGPSTAAAATAGGAGSHANAVSMMATGVTTAGTGELPPGWEQRHTPEGRAYFVDHNTRTTTWVDPRRQQYIRTYGQNQNQGGNNATFQQQPVSQLGPLPSGWEMRLTHTARVYFVDHNTKTTTWDDPRLPSSLDQGVPQYKRDFRRKLIYFRSQPALRIMSGQCHVKVRRNNIFEDSYSEIMRQSASDLKKRLMIKFDGEDGLDYGGLSREFFFLLSHEMFNPFYCLFEYSAHDNYTLQINPHSGVNPEHLNYFKFIGRVVGLAIFHRRFLDSFFIGAFYKMMLRKKVSLQDMEGVDEDLHRNLAWTLDNDIEGIIELTFSVDDEKFGERTTVDLIPGGRDIPVTNENKAQYIELVTEWKIMKRVEEQFNAFMVGFNELIPADLVNVFDERELELLIGGIADIDVDDWKKHTDYRGYQEQDEVIQNFWKVVRTWDAEQKSRLLQFTTGTSRIPVNGFKDLQGSDGPRRFTIEKSGDPAALPKSHTCFNRLDLPPYKTYEALEHKMSIAVEETLGFGQE
- a CDS encoding Polyadenylate-binding protein 2, producing the protein MSAENPELKEEQLPPRDEGLDDEEEIAAMKRRVAEMESEAAKLRDMQETLEQQAEGLQENKEDIDARSIFVGNVDYGASPEEIQAHFQSCGSINRVTILLDKFTGQPKGYAYVEFAEPSLVAQALVLNESVFRGRNLKVTPKRTNLPGMTRGRGRGGFRGGRGRGGFRGSYRGGYRGRGRGFAPY